TACGATTCGGTTTGGGATTTGTGCAACTGATTCGTCGGGAAAAACGATGTTCCCCTGAAGTAGAAAGTGAAACGGTAAACACAGTGCTTACCAGCTCGATGACCAGGAAATTGGCAAGAAACTTGAGCAGGGAATCAGGCGGGTCCGCCAAGTTGAGTTTCTGTGTTGCGGCGCTCACACAAGCGCAGGCGAGGGTTGAGGGCAAAAAGTCACAATACTTCAGctctatggaaaaaaaacaaatatgaaactCAGTCAAGCAAAGACCTAAGTTGAATGTGTACATGTTGAGTCAAGTAATGGTTTAGTTACAGTGCAACAGCAAGGATAATGATCAATACTgatcatacattaaaaaaaaaggcaaataaacaATTATGAGCAGTTTTGTCTTTAATGAATACGTCAAAGTTATTCCAACCacattttcagacattttctATGGGTACAAAATACAGAAGTCATATGTAAGAATGCAGAAGTACAATATCAAAAGACAGAAGTACTTTGTTTTGTGTACAAGCACAGTAGATGACAACATTGGGTTTAATCATCACATAAACGTTTATCagacgaaatgaaaatattttcattgcttTCACTCAATCGAGCATCGGCTGAGTCACAAAACAAGCGAGGGGAAtggatctttttttaaactttgtacAGTGTACACCACAGCtacaattaaagaaaaaattgtatttattttccttgCTGCAATAGCTTTCCTGCATCTTAGAAAATGCCAACATAATAGCACATGGATATTGTGTTTATTTGCGTTTTCATTAAGTTTGTGTCAGTGGACCATTATTATATGCTATTGCCCATcagtatttttaataatattttattcttCTTCTGTGTCATCTTTATTGCACTTCTTGTATATTGCAATACTGTCACGTTGATTTCAGTTCCTCATTTGTGGTGTGCACATATTCATGGGaatatatccagccatccatccattttctttggcacttatcctcacgagggtcacggggagtgctgaagcctatcccagctatcaacgggcaggaggcggggtacgccctgaactggttgccagccaatcgcagggtacaaaCAACCAGAATCACAATcatatctaggggcaatttatagcgtccaattaatgttgcctgttttggggacgtgggaaaacccacacaggcagggcgggattgaaccccggtccgcagaactgtgaggccaacgctttaccagttgagccaccatgccgccttatgGGAATATACTCATTCATTTTAGTTGAATACATGTTTATGTTCATACAATTCAATAATTGTACCATAGTCACTTCTTCAATTGTGCTGTCAAGTCTATTGTATTTCCCTAAGTAACGTTTAGAGCTGTAAGCAGAAGAGGGTAGAAAATTTGAGGGACGCCGCCATTGTCAACACACCCTGTCGGATAAAGAAAGCACTTTCAGAGCTGTCAATTTGCTCAAACATGCATATCTGACATATTATCTTCAGCCCCTCAGGGGGGAGAAGCGCCAAGACGCCAAGTCTACCATTCAATGGTTTCTCGCACACCTTTGTGAACGGGTCACGATGTCAGGGGGCTGGGAGTTatcgtaactttttttttttttttggtagggaGTTAAATGTCACAGAAGGTCTAAAGCGGCCCGGTTGTCTCCCTGGGACCTGTCGCCCGGGGCAGTACCGCAGGGCTTCGTGAGAAGCGTGGGCTGAATAGGGGCAGGGCGGTCATTCAGCGCACACAATACTGAATTACACATGCTCAGCTCTCTGTCAACGAAATGAACTGCTGACGCGACACAATCAAACTTATAGCGGCATTGTGTCCACTGTCCCCGATGGCGAAAGTCACTTGACTGTAATTTCCACAGTTAACCCTCAATTTGGGAACCACTAAAATGACGGGAGACCACCGAATTTGACGATTTTGGAGATACCGAATCTGCATTCGGCCTGAATCAATACCGAAGATTCGAGAAATGAAGGCAAATGTTGAACAACACACACCGTACGATGTCATACCAAGCAAAGTAAGACCTGgagtaaatatgaaataaacactaaaCATGTGGCAAGTGGATGGATGGCGGGAAACTTGGTcaaatagaaattaaaaaaaaaaaacattcacaagaatgcgacacggtggagcaactggttggagcttgggcctcacagttctgaggaccggggttcaaatcccggccccgcctgtgtggagtttgcacgttctccccgtgcctccgtgggttttccccgggctcTCCCCGTTTCGTCCCACATGCCCAAAAAATGCAGGGTGGGTTCAtagaagaccctaaattgcccataggtttgaCCGTGAGTGCAGATGTTTGTTTGTATATACCGTAGTTTCTCGGAAATcatgcgcaaatttttccaaaaatattgttaaaaagtTAAGAGagactgaaatatgtgttaacagtattaataaattgTTGTGCCaccattgagcatttattttagttggttgagggattctgacAATTACatggaccaggacaagcgtgtcctgtggcctttcccgagattatattaccgctacataaaaacatgcacattattattaatgattgttgtacggacagttttttgaaaaacaatacaagtacaaacaaagtacaaaatataaatactgatcattcctaatattctgagcatatgggtagctgcaaattggtggtgcgcattgtacataggtagaagggttttcctgattattttaggtcaactttgggggtgcacattatacaccagggcgcattatactcgagaaattacggcatgtgccctgagattggctagcgacctgtccagggtgtaccctgactctcgcccaaagatagacgggataggctccagcacgcctgagacccttgtgagcacAAGCAGAACGGAAGATAAAGAAGACTGAAGGCAGCAAGAAAATGGAGCTAATGCACAGCAAAAGGGTAAGAtcgtgagttttttgttttatttttagctgtCTACAAGCCTCAAAAGTGACAATAATGATCAGGCGACGACGAATCTGCTCAACCACCGAGCAGCCAATTTATGTCCAGCATATGGTGACTAAGAACTCTGGCTGACGCAGTCGTATCTGCCTGCAGGTTTGTAATCATTCGACATATCGGAGAGGAACTCTGGGCCTGATGTATTAAGTGCTTTATAGACTTGTAGCACCACTTGAAAACAGATTCAGTAACTTGGCACTAGTGTCATTCGCTCGATTTGCCCGAGGCAGAACTCTAGCAGCAGTGTTCAGAGTGAGCTTTTGGGGGAAGTCAAGTAGTAGCCGACCTTCCTGGAGATGAGGGCACGATCCACCCTTCCACAAAGTTAAATATTTACttcagaaaggaggaaaagaaaaggcGGTTAAGATAGCCCTGCAGGATGTAAAGATATCATTTGTTCAAGTGCAAGGGGTGAAATgtcaaacaataataaaaaaaataaaatattagttGGCACTGTGGTCACATAAGCACACAATTCATATTGACATTTGCCGGATTTTATGTAACTTAGTTATGCAACTCACCGATGGCTGCCAGCGCGACGTAGGAGTGGACAAGTCGGCGCACGTTGGGAAAGTGCTGGGCCCCGAGAAAGGAGAGCGCGTGGAGAATCGGCTCCAGGAAGTCGGACGGGAGCACGGCGGCCAGACGCCAGCCCAGCCGGGACCACACCGACACCTCCGAATGCTGCGAAAAACACGCAGACGGGCAAATATCACCACAAAGTGCCTTTGGTCTCCTCATCAAAATCACTCAATTGTCACGAAAATGTGGCGGAATAATGAAATTGAGGTTTTATTATCCAGTAAGTAGCCATGTACATCACCTCCCAGACTCCTCACTACAGTGTAATAGGTTGCTCAATGATTATAATTCATTTTTTGCGTGGCTTTATTGTCCGCAACAGTTGACTTTGATCGCGAACATTTTCATAATGACACAGAATCTTTTGTTGCTAACTGGCCGACGATTCACCACATCTCCGTGATTGCCGCAGCTTCAAAGTTTATGACTGCCGGCGAAGCCTCCATAAATGCAAGTTGTGGCCTGTCTAAGCAAAGAATTATTTCCAATATCCTTTTAGGGAGTTAGAAATAAATTATCCAGTTCACTGAGGTGGGGGGGGACAACACTGACGGAATACTTGTCCAGGTCAAATATTTTTAGGCTGTTCTGTCCTATTAACCTTTAGACTCTTGTGTCAATTTGGTAAACACTGCGAGTGTACCATCCTATTACTTATTTTCGTGAAAACAGGTCACGGTGGGCTGATTGAGGTTGCATTTTATACATGAGTattaaataaagtatttgtaaTAGGTTGGTTACCTTGTCGCGCTGTGAAAAGCGACAAGCTGACACATAACTTTCACGACTACAACTGCAacagtaaacatccatccatccattatctttgccgcttatcctcacgagggttgcagggagtgctggagcctatgccagctgtcaacgggcaggaggcgggcggggtacaccctgaactggttgccagccaatcgccgggcacatggagacaaacagccgcactcacaatcacaccttggggcaatttagagagtccaattaatgttgcttgttttggggatgtgggaggaaaccggagtgcctggaaaaaagcaacgcgggcacggggagaacatgcaaactctgcacagccATGCCGCCcccaacaacaatgaaaatattaaattaaaatcgGCCTACAGTCAAGCAAGATGGACCACTgttattttttacattcatttgtGGAAGGGTGTGCACCAAAGAAGGAACCCAATCAAATGGTTACACATTTATCCCTATATTTCCACGAGCATACATCTTATTGACACACTCCAGACATATGCAGCAGGTTAATGTTAATAATGGTGTATAAAACGCGTCTGACTCACAATTCCAAGGTACGAAGTTTTGGCCTCTCCGTTCCGCGTGGGTTATCTCCAAGTAATCCTgattcttcccacattccaaaaacatgcatgacacaacttgtccataggtgtaaatGCAAATGCGGGTTTgtttatagactgttttcgactgatgtCACACACCTTCAGGTCGAGaacgcggtcgccattttggtttggtgaattccagtaaacaaaccgtaactaagcaggaatcatttcagagaGGCCTACGAATGGGGGCGCGCTGCTACGTTATCGGTtcctcaaacgaaagtgggccttgtaaagcgtctttcttccgactgccagctgtgatcaagaacctccgcgagaaaacggagcagttagcgaccaaacggcgacaactgtgacGGTTTCGTATCAGCACAGCCGATATTGTAGCCAAGCaaaatactcgtgtgtgaatgcaatgcatgtctccaaaatctgtattttctgttttattataacaGGTTTGCAAAAACGGTTTACTGCACTGCTCGCTGTTTTGTGagttgttaaaaatgtagccgtggaagtggagaaagaggtgcgggctgcacttgggactcgtcccggtccaacctctctctctctctccctctcggacacaaaaacgaaaataataatctacacttCTTCCGTTGCtgtaatcaacataatttaacacaacccagactgtaatcacgcggtcCATATTGAAAtcgcattgtgcggtacactaaccttagcagtttGCTTaaaatggataccgccgcatgacgaacccgGCCATTAATGAATTGCtcgtaggcctccagacctttgtagtTCTTCAGTTGGTCCATgttataagcgcttgtcgagaagaggagatagttgacgatgtctggataggttacggacgcccacatttgtgtgctccatttgtgtttctccaaggcatacggGTCGATACTGTCGATCAAAGCGcgcttcttgtcgtaacggtttcttgaaacaacatttaATGAGCCCAGacaactttccaaagtcttctTAGCCGTCACGCGTCAACTTTAACAgttgtacgaacatttgtgtaactcccgtctgtatgcaaaagcaatCGAGTGAAcagcgcgtcagtagagtgaacccatccgacatggccgcgtgccccggatgtagtcacacggtctatatgtgccctgcaatcagCTGGCAACCAAATGTAATGTGTGGATCAACTCCAGACCACCCTTTTTCTTAATGAGGAGCCGCCGTATCGGAAATTGATGAACGGAACTCTGGATGGATGTCACAGTGCAGGAGACATTTACCAGGATTTCTCGCGGCGAAATGGAGAAATTTGTGTAGATGCAGAGCTTGCTTGCTGTCAGAGGGACGATCTCTCGCATCTTGGAGGCCAGCAACATGGTGACGACACCTAAAAGCTGGAGCTGGAAGTCTTGCACAACATGGCGGCTCAGGTAAGAGTCCAGGTAGTGGACCGCCAACGGGAACACCTCCTCCTCACATTTCTGCTCCTCACACACCTGCAATAAAGTATACTTTAACCACCACAGAATCTGTTGTAAAATCACACGTAAATTGTTAGAATACTTGGAACATCCAGGTGACCAGTGTCCTTCTTATGTGGGGACGGATGTTCTGCTGGATTCCAGGCAAGTGAGAAGACACCCAGCTCGCGGTGCCGTCCTCCAGGGCTCTCAGATTCAGGACAGCCCGGAGATCACCGACGAACGCCAGGTCCCGACCCGCCCGTACAACCATCTTGTAATTGTTCTACTTGGATAAAAACAGATTCAAAGCAATCTGGAACTCACACTCAGCCGCCGCAACAAATTAGAAAATGGGTTTCAAAATACAGGGTGTCCTCAAAGATTCGAGTCATCTGAAATATGACTGGGTGAGGAAATAAACCCACTTGTAGTagtcaaactaaaataaaatcacaaagaTGAACTATTAATTCATGTATATAATGTATGCAGTAATTTGATAAAAGCGTGAGAGGAAAATGTTAACTCCCGGAAACGGTTTTAAACTGCGGGGAAAATGACATCTTGCATGTTGGCgatgaataaatatttggtgGTGGTCAGAGGGGGCACATGCAAATAGTTGCTGGCACGCTTCCGTCAGACGGCTTCAGGGCGGTTGTCGCTACACAAGTAGCTTGCCACCGCTGGGGTGTGAGTCTGAGTGCCTTAAAAAGCACTACATAAATCATGCACATTATTAAGATTAATATTTAGACTTATTTGTTACATGTCTCTTGAATTTAAGGCTATTTCAGCAAGAATTGGGTACTTTATTAGACCGAAAAAGTGCTCTGAcaactggtcctcagaaatgtggaaaaatggtTTGTTGCCATAAATATTacagcatatattttttttaacaaattcaacatcttgtatttttttaaataatataatgaacttatttcaaccaaaaaaaaaaaaagtctcaataaatattacaacttgttttttttatgtactgtaacaACTAGCTTATTTTCTAAGCAACAAAAATAACTTCAGTTGCTAAGAAATTAATCTTCACTAGATGTAACAGATTAACATTTCACACTTAATTACAAATCATAGAAAATGTATCACAATTTTTGCATGAAAAGTAGATTTTGAGCCAAGTTAGTGCACATTTATCAAACTTAGATTTGAGtgattgtttcatttcatttctaattCTTATTGGAAATATGATTTATGTTCTAAATTAAAAACTTCTTTGAATCTTACCTGAGGACCGACTCAGGGTGGTCCTTGAGGACCAGTTGTCGTGTTCTACCATCGTATAAAATTGACGTGTAGCAACAGTTAGCTTAACACCAATTTAGCTTAGCTGCTTGCGTGTTTGACGTTACTTCCACATCACAGTAAATACTAGCTCAACTTATTTTACTCTATTTAAAACCCTCGAGGTATATTTCAAATCATAAAGAATACAGACAGGACTGTATTATATTTCGTCCACTTATTTGGAATCGCAAAACTCACCCAGCTAGCAGGCGTGGGACCCACCGCAGACATTTTGCTACGTAAATGTTAGCATTCTAATGAGGGCGGCAACT
This portion of the Syngnathoides biaculeatus isolate LvHL_M chromosome 10, ASM1980259v1, whole genome shotgun sequence genome encodes:
- the ccnd3 gene encoding G1/S-specific cyclin-D3 isoform X2, whose product is MVVRAGRDLAFVGDLRAVLNLRALEDGTASWVSSHLPGIQQNIRPHIRRTLVTWMFQVCEEQKCEEEVFPLAVHYLDSYLSRHVVQDFQLQLLGVVTMLLASKMREIVPLTASKLCIYTNFSISPREILHSEVSVWSRLGWRLAAVLPSDFLEPILHALSFLGAQHFPNVRRLVHSYVALAAIELKYCDFLPSTLACACVSAATQKLNLADPPDSLLKFLANFLVIELDRILLCYNRLQRALELVLPSLFRAAVCRSKVGDASHSRVETPPCHDTQVRM
- the ccnd3 gene encoding G1/S-specific cyclin-D3 isoform X1; its protein translation is MSAVGPTPASWNNYKMVVRAGRDLAFVGDLRAVLNLRALEDGTASWVSSHLPGIQQNIRPHIRRTLVTWMFQVCEEQKCEEEVFPLAVHYLDSYLSRHVVQDFQLQLLGVVTMLLASKMREIVPLTASKLCIYTNFSISPREILHSEVSVWSRLGWRLAAVLPSDFLEPILHALSFLGAQHFPNVRRLVHSYVALAAIELKYCDFLPSTLACACVSAATQKLNLADPPDSLLKFLANFLVIELDRILLCYNRLQRALELVLPSLFRAAVCRSKVGDASHSRVETPPCHDTQVRM